A portion of the Gorilla gorilla gorilla isolate KB3781 chromosome X, NHGRI_mGorGor1-v2.1_pri, whole genome shotgun sequence genome contains these proteins:
- the MAGEA9 gene encoding melanoma-associated antigen 9 produces MSLEQRSPHCKPDEDLEAQGEDLGLMGAQEPTGEEQETTSSSDSKEEEEVSAAGSSSPPQSPQGGASSSTSVYYTLWSQFDEGSSSQEEEEPSPSVDPAQLEFMFQEALKLKVAELVHFLLHKYRVKEPVTKAEMLESVIKNYKHYFPVIFGKASEFMQLIFGTDVKEVDPAGHSYILVTALGLSCDSMLGDGHSMPKAALLIIILGVILTKDNCAPEEVIWEALSVMGVYVGKEHIFYGEPRKLLTQDWVQENYLEYRQVPGSDPARYEFLWGSKAHTETSYEKVINYLVMVNGREPICYPSLYEEVLGEEQEGV; encoded by the coding sequence ATGTCTCTCGAGCAGAGGAGTCCGCACTGCAAGCCTGATGAAGACCTTGAAGCCCAAGGAGAGGACTTGGGCCTGATGGGTGCACAGGAACCCACAGGCGAGGAGCAGGAGACTACCTCCTCCTCTGAcagcaaggaggaggaggaggtgtctGCTGCTGGGTCATCAAGTCCTCCCCAGAGTCCTCAGGGAGGCGCTTCCTCCTCCACTTCCGTCTACTACACTTTATGGAGCCAATTCGATGAGGGCTCCAGCAGTCAAGAAGAGGAAGAGCCAAGCCCCTCGGTCGACCCAGCTCAGCTGGAGTTCATGTTCCAAGAAGCACTGAAATTGAAGGTGGCTGAGTTGGTTCATTTCCTGCTCCACAAATATCGAGTCAAGGAGCCGGTCACAAAGGCAGAAATGCTGGAGAGCGTCATCAAAAATTACAAGCACTACTTTCCTGTGATCTTCGGCAAAGCCTCCGAGTTCATGCAGCTGATCTTTGGCACCGATGTGAAGGAGGTGGACCCCGCCGGCCACTCCTACATCCTTGTCACTGCTCTTGGCCTCTCGTGCGATAGCATGCTGGGTGATGGTCATAGCATGCCCAAGGCCGCCCTCCTGATCATTATCCTGGGTGTGATCCTAACCAAAGACAACTGCGCCCCTGAAGAGGTTATCTGGGAAGCGTTGAGTGTGATGGGGGTGTATGTTGGGAAGGAGCACATTTTCTATGGGGAGCCCAGGAAGCTGCTCACCCAAGATTGGGTGCAGGAAAACTACCTGGAGTACCGGCAGGTGCCCGGCAGTGATCCTGCGCGCTACGAGTTCCTGTGGGGTTCCAAGGCCCACACTGAAACCAGCTATGAGAAGGTCATAAATTATTTGGTCATGGTCAATGGAAGAGAGCCCATTTGCTACCCATCCCTTTATGAAGAGGTTTTGGGAGAGGAGCAAGAGGGAGTCTGA